CTGCATTTGAACATTTAAACTATTCTAGACTATACATGCGGCTATTTGAGCGTGCGGTCTTTAAACAAACAGGACCGGATGTATGCGGATATCTTTGGATGGCCGTCTTCCACATCCGCGTTTGCGGACTGGTCCCCACGGTCCCCGGGCGGTGCAGTGTCTGTTTGGCAGgtcagcgttggagatgcccttagtaTTGAGCATTGATCACTCTCACATTGACACCTGGCTCATACTACGTCGGTACAACAAATCTCGAGGGACAACTTTCTTTTATTCTGCTACACATAAGGCCAACATCTTCTCAAATCATTCACCATACCTATCTATCATTATATTTTCGAGAATATCGTTGTGCATTGCCATCATTTTATATTACATGACTAGAGACTTGTTCTTTATGGTCATATGATTTTACTTGATCATGTAGCTAGCTTCATGTTATTTGACAAAAATGGCCATTGTTTTATCGTTGGCATATGCTATGCTAGATGTTGTAATAATGGTACACTATGTGAGCAATCATATAGAGTTTTTCGTATGTTTCGAGATTGAGTACAAGTACAGTCGGTTGAAGTGTTTCAAAAGAAAAGTGTATTATTCACTAAGGTGTTGTTTtatcaaaagaaaagaaaacaccagaTAGAAGATGCGCCACCGAGGTGTCAAAAAAAGTGATAGATTGAAAGATCAACACCATCATTCTTTTTAGATACACAAAattgcttcaaagtagcactaaTTCATGCATTGTAATTAGGAAGTTTAATGAGCTTCATATTTTCACATATATACTAGTGGGGAACTTGCATTATAGAACTTGATTTGTGTATTTTGATAACAAACTTCCTTAAGTGCTCGAAGTCGTcatgagaaagcaagttggatgcacctCCACTTAGTCTATATGCGAGCTTTTATATATTTGTAGCTCTGTGTGCATTCAAGTTGCAGGGCAATTCCAACACTTTGCATTAACATCGATCACATGACATTCTCCGTTTCCTAATGGTCAGCTCCATTGATGAAACACTTTATTTATTTTTAACTTCTTAAAATCTCAATCATTATTCTATTTTCTCAATAAGCATGAGGCATATGCTTGTGTCCAGCTATGCATAGATAGATGAGTGGTTGACTAACGCATACAAACATTTTTTTCCCAACATAATATTGACATTCTTTCTAAACCTTTTGCAGTGGGATTCTTTCTTTTAAAGTGGTAGGATTCCTGTATTCATTAAGAAGAAAATGGTTTTCTGGTAATTAGGAAAAAAATCAAGCGACAACCAGATTGCCCAATTAATTAGTTAAAAACCGGTCGAAAACTAGATTTCTGCAATGGAAATGTGGACTACATAAAAATTGTCCCTCCTTCACCTCCTTGGCAAAAAAGAGAGGATTGCATATTCTCATGTTTATACCTGGCCATGGGCCGGGCCGAGCCGGGCTTGGGTCGGGCCTAAAAAAGCCCACGCAGAAAACAGAGGCTCATGCCCTCCCAGGCCCTACCATTGGGCCTACTTTTCAAGCCCAAGCCCGACCCATCTGGTAAAAAGCCCTGAAAAGCCCTTAGGGCTTAGGGTAGTGGGCCAGGCCTCTTCCTTAAAATGCCAATATGACAAGCCCAAGCCCGTCCAGGCCCTGCCGGTGGGCACAAAACTtaggcccaagcccggcccacgGGCAAGCCCATCGGGCCTAGGCCCTGGATTTTAGGGTCGGGCCTGGGTGGGCCGACAAGGTCGGGCCGGAGATGGCCAGGACTACTCATGTTGCATGAAAAGTAGGGATACGCTTTGGGGATTTTGCTTTCAATGTAATCTTAAGGGTTCACAAAAATAAGCTTATCTTGCCAACTCTATTACTTGAGGACGAGAAAGTGTTAAGCTCTGGGATCAATGTTGATGCCTACAACATATGTGCTGGTTGTACCCAATGTTGATGCTGCACATAAGACAACCATAAAGGCTGAGAAGGCAAAGATGGCCGGGAGGAGGAACTCGATGAAATGAAGTTGTTCCTATCCAGCATTTTGCTTAACAAGATGTGTGCTATCATAGTCAATGGGGCGAGGATTGATAAAGGCTTGAACAAGGTGCACTTTAACTCCGTTGCCAAGCAAATGTTCGAGTTGTGTGGCCAGGAGGTCACCTAAACCCAGGTCTATAATCACCTCAGAATGTGGAGAGCCAGAGGGATCTGAGTGTCCAAGCTCAAAGACCTTAGCGGCGTGTCATGGGATCAAAACACCTACTCGATCATGTTGGAGGCAGAGCAATAGCAAGGCCACACCGCGGTTAGCTCACATACCACTTGTTTAAACCCGTCTAACATGCGAATAACAACTAACCCCACATTGTGTTTCTTTCTAAGGACCACCCCAACGACGCAGATTTCTTAAACACGCCCATCCAGAACTACTCACAGTTGCAGCAGATCTTCTCCTTTGGGATAGCAACCGACAAGCATGTGCATGGGCTCCAATGAGCCACTCGGTTAGCTTATACAAGACTATTTAGATTCCCAGGACTCATATCCCATCGTCGTTGATGGTCCTGATAAGTGTGGTGATCATGTTCTTGCGTTTgataggaagaggaagaggggcgTCCTGATGGAGGAGTTGAGCATCTTCAACAACATGACTAACACCGTCAAGGAGGTAGCAATCGCCATTAGGGAGAGCAAGGCGGTCGACGTCTACCCTGACCTGTATAGCGTCGTCATGGAGTAAGGTGGCTTCATTCTGGAGGCTCTGATGGCCGCTCTTAGCCGTCTACTGGACAACAAGGCACATGGTGTTGGGTTTGTTGCCATGGCAGACGCCCATAAGTGCTCTGGCTTAGGACCTGACTGGGCAAGCACTACTACTAGTGGTGTTTCTAGTGGTGGAGGTGATGGCGTGCATGATGAtcgatgacgatgatgatgatggtggcgaCGTATATTATGTGTTAGTTAGGACTTGAAATATATTGTTGGCCTGTATATTTTGATGTAGTATACTAACCCCTCATGCTAACATCAAACTTGCATAGGATCTCACCCTTTTTTGGATGTGCTGATAGGATGACACCATAGTAGTTAGGATGAACTTGCTATGCTTTTGGGTATATGATCATGCAAGCCTAAGTTTCTTCGGTTCCATCTGTTGCGTATTCCTTTGCTTGTTGCTATTCTGTCATGCTAGGCGAGGTTGTATGTGATATATAGAGGGAGGGTTCCAGGGATTTACATTCATGGCAAACATGCCAAGAAAAAGTGACCTGCACCCGCGACACAGACAACTCCTTCTAAAGGTTTAAGTGTAGGCAGAGGCACATGATGCCTACTCCAAGTTTGTCCTCAAGTAGAAGAGCAATGTTGAAGTAGGCAAATCTCATGGTCAGTTTAGGCTGTGTGGGATGAAAAACTTCATCATTATCGTCCAATTCGTCGTGACTGTAGTGTTGTTTTATTGATGTGATCGCTATGATCGTATGTAAGGTGTAGATGGTAAGCACATCACATAAGGTACAAGGTAAGCAGATTTAGATAGATGTATGCGATCAAGCAACGTCCAATACATCAGCACAACAGTAAGCGGGCAACCGGGGCAAGATCTTTGTAGCGGCCAAACTGGGTCGTTGCCCGCCCAGGATTTTGACAAAAATAATAATTATGTATACATCTTTGTAGGCCAGCCCACCTACCCATCCTCTCATAGTCATCTCACACAGGGGGCGCATGACATCCGCAATCCTCTCTCGTCGTCTCGCCGTCCAGGGAGCACCAGCCACTGGAGCGAGCTGCCTGCCGAAATCTCGCGTCCGTCGTCGCCAGCCTCCTGCCCTCCTCACTAACCCGAGCATCGGCGATGACATCTACATGGTCGCGCCATCGTGCCGCCAACAAACGCATGAGCTCCCTGCATCCTGGCATCTGCTCTCCTCCAAAGCTCCAACATTTAGTCTTGCCAACATCCCTGCTAGGCGCTGGTGCATGAGCCCCCTGCCCGCCGACTGAATTTTTGTAGGACAAATCACACAACACCAACAAGGCAGCATAAGTAAACTAAAATCTTCCTCCAAATTCCCCATTTGATAAGCAATAGCGTGATTTTTTCAGTTCATTACATCTAGTGATAACTAATAGTCTGATCTTATGCAAATTGCAACCTAGGTAGTCATATGCAGGGGAAATTAGACTCAGATAAGAACTATTTAGGTATTTAAAAGAAAAAGAGATGACATAGCTGAAGTTGAGGAAGACAATGTATTGCCCTTGCTTGAATTAGCTAACTTGATGGTGCTTCATGGTTTTGTATTGGCTAACTTAATGGTGCTTCATGGTTTTGTATTAGCTAACTTAATGATGCTTCATGGTTGAATTGTATTTGATGTGTGTGTCTATCTGCTCGCTCCATCTACCTTGCATCATATACTAATGCTTATGATTtagaatttaaaaaaaatcaggcTCTTCTTTAGTTTGGCCAGCCCAACAGTTTCTTTCAAGCTCCGCCATTGCACACAACCAAACGCGAAGGGCAAATTAGTGCATCGTGGAGGGAGATAATATGCGGACAACCGAACTATGTGCACACCATGCTTTTCAGCTTGCATCTTAAAATTATGGGAAAAAATATCTTAAATTTCGAGATAGAGGGAGTGGCAATTTGCTTAAATTGAATAAAATAGGGATTTTTTGTTAAATTGGATATAATCTATCACCAACCGACACATATGCATACAAAAATGAAATTAACTCTTATTAGACCAGTAACTGCATAAATTTAGAATTGTTTTACGTTTATAAATGGGTGGTTTCAGTACGTTTTCAGAGAAAGGAAGTGAGTAAGTGACTGCATTAGTGCGCACGCGTTTGTATTAAGCAACTAAGCAAGTGAGTAAGTCACTGCATTAGCGGACACGCGTTTGTGTTAAAGCAACTAGTTGGCTGGCAACAGCCTGATTACTTGGACAATGGGAACGGCTCGTTTAGCATATGCGCAGCGCACTCACATTTCGCACCGGGCTCCCTATATAAACACATCCCCGCTTGCTTCCCACACACTCACAAATAGCACCATACACGACACGGACACGTACGCAAAACCTTCTTCCCAAATCTAAACCCCTCTCTTCTCCAAATGGCCAAGAgaaacctcctcctcctcctggcgctAATGGCGCTCGCCACAAGCATGGAAGCCGCGTCGGCTACCACGAGCACGAGGAAGCTCATGTTCCTGGTCCAGCCCAAGCCGAACCTCCTCACGTACCACAACGGCGCCGTGCTGCACGGCGACATCCCCGTCTCCGTCCTCTGGTATGGCCGCTTCACGGCGGCGCAGAAGGCCATCGTATCCGACttcctcctctccctctcctccgcgCCGCGCGCGTCCCCGGCGCCGTCCGTGTCCCAGTGGTGGAGCAGCATCCACCAGCTGTACCTCTCCAAGGCGGCGGCCGTCGGCAAGCACGGCGCCGGCGCCACCAAGGCCGCCCGGGTGGTCCTGTCCGGCCAGGTCTCCGACGAGGCGTGCTCGCTCGGGAAGAGCCTGAAGCTGTCCCAGCTCCCGGCGCTGGCGGCGAAGGCGAGGCCCGCCAAGGGCGGCATCGCGCTGGTGCTCACAGCGCAGGACGTGGGCGTGGAGGGCTTCTGCATGAGCCGGTGCGGCCGGCACGGGACCGTGGACGCCAAGTCCGGCACGGCCTACGTGTGGGCCGGCAACCCGGCGACGCAGTGCGCCGGGCAGTGCGCGTGGCCGTTCCACCAGCCGGCGTACGGGCCGCAGGCGCCGCCGCTGGCCGCGCCGAACGGCGACGTGGGCATGGACGGGCTCATCATCAACGTGGCGAGCATGGTGGCCGGCGCGGTGACCAACCCGTTCGGCGACGGGTTCTACCAGGGGGAGCGCGAGGCGCCGCTGGAGGCCGCGACGGCGTGCCCGGGAGTGTACGGCAAGGGCGCGTACCCCGGGTACGCCGGCCAGCTGCTGGTGGACGGCGCCACCGGAGCGAGCTACAACGCCCACGGTGCGCACGGGAGGAAGTACCTGCTCCCGGCGCTGTTCGACCCCGCCACCTCGGCCTGCTCCACGCTGGTGTAGGAGTACGGCGGCACAGTGGTAGCGACAAGTGATGTCAGTCCAATCCGCTAGCTGCCCGTCTAGCCAAGAGTGTATTGGGTACAACTAGTACTGTACCGTAGTGCATATATGTGTAAATAGTTCGTATATGAGCTTGTGTTTGGATCTTCTCATGCTAAATAAAAAATGTAAATCAGCCTTTGTACTGCACAAATAGTGTATACTAGTGGTAATTTTGTTTGTGTCGTACGTACGGTACGGTGCGGTAGCGGCAGCAAGTGAACGAATTAATCTCGAACTTGGTGGTGAAGCTTATCTCATCTTCCGAGCGGCGTCGACGAGGACAAGGGGATGCCTGCTTCGATGAGGGATAGCTCTCGACCCTCTGGTCCGACGTGTCCGCGCTGCACATTGCCGTACTGGACAACAGAGCGCCCGTCCGTGGCGATGTGACACGTAGCACACGTTTCTATGGTGACGCGTCACAGCACGTGTGACCGAGAGTACTCTCCTTTTTCATGCTGCTGGCTGGGTTGTCTTTTAGAAAAAAAAAATCTAGAGATGATATCCAGGAAATCAAGGCGCTGTAGGAGAACGATAGCGAGGTTATTGTCAAGCTTATCGGCCGCAACCAAAATAGAGAGTGATGCCCTTGCTTGGTACGGGCGTACAATGTCACGCACTGCTGTGTTTTTTTTCCGAAAAACTGTcagatctattcatcttcaatcatggcagtacgaCGAACAtcaaaaataataaaaatgaCACCCAGATTCATAGATCGCCTAGCGACGACTACCaacactgaagcgagccgaagacgcgccgccctcatcgcccctccctcgccgtAGTGTGGTTTAggttctactccctccgttctagaATATAAGATCATTCCGGCAgtgcgtctagcatcgttggtgggtgtgtggaggtgtgtctccggcagatctatctttggtggatttgctcggatcttgTCGTTATTCGTCTACGTTCGTGTGTCTTCGGTTTGGATCCTTTCGACCTATGTTATttttcatcggcggcggttgctgttctggggtgctggtcctatggggccttagcacgacgacttccccactgtctactacaacaagttgtgcccggcttcggcgatggaggggcgatgacggcggcgcgtcCTCTGCTCGCTTCGGTGCTTGTAGTCATCGGTAGGTGGTCTACGAATTTGAATGTAATTTTATTTCTGGTATTCGTTGTACTGTCATGATTGAAGATaaatagattgaaagtttttccaaaaaaaaatcgTTTTTCAAGCTAACTAagttctactccctccatcctaGAATATAAGATTGTTTTTCAAGCTAACTTAAAAAACGATCTTGTATTGTGGGATGAATGACGTAGCTTAGAGGAGATTGCTAGCCTTTGTATGAGATATACAATTTCCTTTTTCCTGCAAGAAAAGATACTTGTGTTGTGGGATAAACTATTTAGATTTGTTTTTGAGAAACACATGCAATTTTATTCATACTCATAACAATTACAGGTATACTAGTTTGGATCTAAAATCCAAAAAATTACAAAGTAACTCCTATGAGTAATTACAGTGAAATCTCTTGAAAACACCTTCTTCACAGTATCAAACTTCGGTAAAGAGGTTGTAATTAATTTTTTTCTTTGACGGGTAGAGGTTGCAATGGGTGAGAATCATCTATTTAGATATGTAGGATAGGATATGTTGGGCTGGGTTGGGCTCGCCCGAGCAAAGATCTATTGGGCCTTAATAGCGCTTAGCTTCTCTCATGTTGTAGCGCCTAAATTTGCTAGATCTAGTCTGTCCTGGGATTCGTGGACGAATAGTCCACCTCCCACACACAGGGAGCGTCCTTATATTCTTTCCTcacgtcttcttcttcctcgtccgTGTCCATGTTCAACTAGCTCGCTTCTACGAAGCCGGCGGACAGCGCATAAAACGTTCAAATACAAAGCTGCCGATGTCCACGATGACTCGCACGAAGCTAGCTAGCTCGAATCAATCCAAACGACCAAATACGAAGCCGCCCCCGCATAGCTAGCTGAATCAATCCAGGAGCTAGCTAGCTAGGAATCGATTTGAGCGGACGCAACGGCCGGAG
This sequence is a window from Aegilops tauschii subsp. strangulata cultivar AL8/78 chromosome 7, Aet v6.0, whole genome shotgun sequence. Protein-coding genes within it:
- the LOC109738860 gene encoding protein PHOSPHATE-INDUCED 1, which codes for MAKRNLLLLLALMALATSMEAASATTSTRKLMFLVQPKPNLLTYHNGAVLHGDIPVSVLWYGRFTAAQKAIVSDFLLSLSSAPRASPAPSVSQWWSSIHQLYLSKAAAVGKHGAGATKAARVVLSGQVSDEACSLGKSLKLSQLPALAAKARPAKGGIALVLTAQDVGVEGFCMSRCGRHGTVDAKSGTAYVWAGNPATQCAGQCAWPFHQPAYGPQAPPLAAPNGDVGMDGLIINVASMVAGAVTNPFGDGFYQGEREAPLEAATACPGVYGKGAYPGYAGQLLVDGATGASYNAHGAHGRKYLLPALFDPATSACSTLV